GGATCTTGCCGACGCCCAGGGTCGTGTCGATGCCCGGAACATAGGTGCCGGGCAGCGCCAGCACGCCGACAAGGCCGGCCACCGCGTTGGGGGCGCCGCAGACGATCTGCAGCGGCTTGCCGCCGTTGACGTCCGGTCCCGCGTCGACGCTGAGCACGCGCAGCTTGTCGGCGTCCGGATGCGGCTGCGCCGTCAAGACGCGCGCGATGGTGAAGGGGCGGAAGGCGGCCCCGTCGTCGACATGCTCGACCTCAAGGCCGATGGCGGTCAGGCGTTCGGTGATTTCGCCAAGGCCCGCCTCGGTGTCGAGATGGTCCTTCAGCCAGGACAGGGTGAACTTCATATCAAAGATCGCGATCGTATCGGAAAAGAAAGGATGGGTTCAGTCGAGCCGGCGGGCCACGCCGCGCGCCGCCTGCCGGCTTGCGGCATTGGCATGCACGAAGCGGTAGATCGACAGCGCCAGCACGGCGAAGACGAGGTTGAGCAGGATGATCGTCGTCCAGCCCAGCGTATCGCCCAGCACGAAGCGGTCGACCAGCGTCGGCAGGACGACGCCCACGGCAAGGCTTGCCAGCGCCGCAGGCGTTCGATCCAGTTGATGGTACAGGAAGGCGAATAGGGCGACGGTGACGAGGCCGAGCACATAGGCACCGAGCGAGGCGACGGCCACCGCGAAGGGCGTGCCGGCAAACAGCCAGGCCAGGAGCCCCGTCAGCACCGTGCCGAGGACGGCGCCGGCCAGAACCGCGATGCATTCCAGGATCATCATCTTCATCGCCATCGCCTCTTCGGTATCAGTTGCTGCTCAGCCCGCCGAACAGTGTCGGAATATCCAGCGGCCGGAAGCCATAATGCTCGAGCCACCGGACATCCGCGTCGAAGAAGGCGCGCAGATCCGGCATGCCGTATTTCAGCATGGCGATCCGGTCGATGCCCATGCCCCAGGCGAAGCCCTGGAACTCGTCCGGATCGAGCCCGCTGAGGCGCAGCACGTTGGGATGCACCATGCCGCAGCCGAGAATCTCCATCCAGTCCGTGCCTTCGCCGAAGCGGACCTCGCCGGGACGCGAGCGGTCGCACTGGATATCCACTTCCATCGACGGTTCGGTGAAGGGAAAGAAGCTCGGCCGAAAACGCATCTTCACCGTCGGCACCTCGAAGAAGGCGCGACAGAACTCTTCAAGGACCCACATCATGTTGGCGATGTTGGCCTTGCGGTCGATCACCAGACCTTCGAGCTGATGGAACATCGGCGAGTGCGTCGCGTCCGAATCCTGCCGGTAGGTCTTGCCGGGAATGACGATGCGGATGGGCGGCTTCTGGCTTTCCATCGTGCGCACCTGCACCGGCGAGGTATGGGTGCGCAGCACCTTGCGCGTCCCGTCCGCGCCCGGGCGGAAGAAGAACGTGTCGTGCATCTCGCGCGCGGGGTGCCCTTCCGGGAAATTCAGCGCGGTGAAGTTGTAGTAGTCGGTCTCGACATCCGGCCCTTCGGCGATGGCGAAGCCCATGTCGGAGAAGATCGCGGTGATCTCGTCCACCACCTGGCTCAGCGGATGCAGCCGCCCCGCCGCCAGGGAAGAGGGCCGCAGCGGCAGCGTGACGTCTACGGCTTCCGCCGCCAGCCTCGCCTCGATCGCCGCATCGGCCAGGGCTTCCTTTCGCTGGGCCAAAGCCTGCTGCACCCGGTCCCGCAGGCCGTTGAGCGCAGGCCCGGCTTCGCGCCGCTCATCCGGCGTCATCCGGCCGAGGCCCTTCAGGAGCTCGGAGATTTCGCCCTTCTTGCCCAGCGCGGCCAGCCGCACGTCTTCCAGCGCGGCTTCGCTCGTCGCCGCCTCGATCTGCGAGAGGGTGCGCGCCTCGATGGCCGCAAGATCGCTCGCCATGGTCATGTCCTGCATGATCCCCCTGCCGGGTCCGTCGCGCCGCATCGCATGCGGCGCGCTCCCCGCCTGTTTCTTCGATGTCATGAGCTTCAAGCACAAAGCATGCGAACGCGACAAGGCCCGCACGCGGCATGCGCGGCGGGCCTTGTCGTTTTTAACGGTTCGGGCTGTCCCGATACTGCCGGGGCCGGCCCGGCAGTGCGCCTTGCGTCAGGCAGCGCGCTTTTCGCCGACAGCGCGCTCATAGGCGTTGTCGTTGTTGTCCTTGAGGTAGGCAAGAGCCGACTTCGCCTGCTCGACCAGGACCGCGAAGGCCTCCGGCTCGTGGATGGCGATGTCGGACAGCACCTTGCGGTCGACTTCGATGCCGGCCTTGGTGAGGCCGTCCATGAAGCGGGCGTAGGTCAGCCCATGCTCGCGGACGCCGGCGTTGATGCGCTGGATCCAAAGGGCGCGGAAGTTGCGCTTCTTAACGCGGCGGTCGCGCGTCGCATACTGCTTGGCGCGGTCGACGGCGGCCTTGGCGGCGCGGATGGTGTTCTTGCGGCGTCCGTAAAAGCCCTTGGCGGCCTTCAGAACCTTCTTGTGCTTGGCGTGCGAGGTAACGCCTCTTTTGACACGTGCCATGATATCGCTCCTGAATCTCTAAACCTTGAGGTGTCCCGACCCGCTCAGCGGTCGTAGGGCATGTAGGTCTTGACGATGCGCTCGTCCGGCTTGGACAGGATCATCGTTCCGCGCGCATCGCGGATGAAGTCGTTGGAGCGTTTGATCATGCCGTGGCGCTTGCCGGCGGGCTGGGCCTTGACCTTGCCGGTTGCCGTCATGCGGAAGCGCTTCTTGGCGCTCGATTTGGTCTTCATCTTGGGCATTTTGCTCTCCTTGATGGATGCGGCGACGGCGGCGGACCTTGAAGGACCGCCGTTCGGCCTTACCGAACGTGTCGCCAAGCATTTGGAGCCGCCACGGCATGCCCTGCCGGACGGCTCTCAATTGAACGCTGGGGCTTATAGTCTGTCGTCCCCGGCATGGCAAGCCCGCATTCGCGGAGGCTCGCCGTGGCCGGGGTCGGCGCGCGCGTCAGCCGCGCGGCGCCAGAACCATCATCATCTGACGGCCTTCGAGCTTGGGCTCGGCTTCGACCTTGGAGATTTCGGCGGTTTCCTCGCGGACGCGGTTCAACAGCTGCATACCGAGTTCCTGGTGTGCCATCTCGCGGCCACGGAAGCGCAGCGTCACCTTGACCTTGTCGCCTTCGTCGAAGAAGCGGCGAACGGCCTTCATCTTGGTCTCGTAGTCATGATCGTCGATGTTCGGCCGCATCTTGATCTCTTTGACCTCGATGACCTTCTGGCGCTTGCGCGCCTCGGCGGCCTTCTTCTGATTCTCGTATTTGAGCTTGCCCAGATCGAGGATCTTGCACACGGGCGGATTGGCGGTGGGGACGATCTCGACGAGATCCAGTCCGGCCTCTTCCGCCATGGCAAGGGCCTCGGCAGTCGGCGTCGGACCGCGGTTCTGGCCGTCAGCGTCGATCAGCTGAATCTGCGGAACACGAATTTCCCGGTTGGAGCGCGGTCCTTCCTTCTGGGCGGGCGGGGCACGAAACGGTCTGCGAATGGTCGTTCACTCCTGTTGTTGACGACAGATGCGAAGTTGCGCGACAACGCACGCAACCCGGCCCCGGCTGGCGGCTCGCCTTTCGGCAGCGCCGGCCCTGGGCCGATCACCTTTTCGATATAGCACGTCGCCCGGCGAGTTTCACCCATTTAGCGTACGATTTGCATGAAGACAGACAGGGAGCAGCCGGATGCAGTCACAGCCGAACGCTGATTTCTTCACGCCCTCCGCGGCCGAAGGCAAGCGGCTCGCCTGGCTTGGGCAGGCCGGCCTGGCGCCGACGGTCGTGTTCCTCGGCGGCTATCGTTCCGATATGCGCGGCACCAAGGCCGAGCGCCTGTCGGCAACATGCGCCAAAGCGGGCCTCGGCTTCCTGCGCTTCGATTATCGCGGCCATGGCGAATCGTCCGGGACGTTCACCGACCTGACCATATCGGACTGGCTGAACGACGCCGACGACATCGTGTCGGCAAAGACGGCCGGTCCGCTGTTGCTGGTCGGATCGTCCATGGGTGGCTGGATCGCACTGCTTCTGGCGCGGCGGATGCGCGCGCGCATGGCCGGAATGCTCCTGCTGGCACCCGCGCCCGACTTCACCAAGCGGCTCGTGGAACCGTCCCTCACCGCTGCCGAATGCCGCGACCTCGCCCGCCAGGGCTATATCGAGCGCGCCTCTGCCTACGCGCCCGAACCCACGGTCTACACGAAGCGGCTTCTGGACGACGGTCTGTCACAGTGCGTCCTGGACGGCCCCGTGGAGACGGGATGCCCGGTGCACATCATCCAGGGGATGCGGGATCCGGACGTGCCCTATGCGCATGCGCTGGAGCTTGTCTCGCATCTTCCCGGAGACGGCGTCACGCTGACGCTCGTCGCCGACGGAGATCATCGCCTTTCGCGTGAGGAAGACCTTCGCCAAATGGATGCCGCTGTCCTGGATCTGGCCGCGGGCAAGGCGAGCGGGTAAAATTTCATCCCCACGTGGCGTTAATGTCACATTAAGGACACCGGGTCCGTCAAACTGCTGCACCGATCGCGCCGAACCGCTTGGATCGCCGCGCTTTCTACAGCATTGACGGAGCTCGTAGTATTGCACCTGCTCAGCCGGAAATACCCCCGTCGCCTGTCTATCCTGCGCCCCGGCCGGGGCCCTCCCGCCAACGGGGACATTGACCTTCCCCGCCCCCGGTCCGACCATTCCATCGAGGGTTCGGGGACGACGAGGGGATCGGTTTCCATGGGCAGGTTGCGTGCGCTCCTTGCGATTGCGATCGCATCGACACTGTGTGCGGGTGCGATATTGCCGGCACAGGCCAGGCCCCTCTTCATGCCGCTCGGCGGCCCCACATCGCAACCGATCGGCCATTTCGACCTGTGCAGGCGCCTACCGCAGGAGTGTCGGCCGCATGCGCATCCGGTAGCGGGCCCGCTGGCGCTGTCGCCCGGCCTTCTGCATCTCGTCGCCGGCATCAACCGGCAGGTCAATGCCGATATCGAACCGGCGTCCGACTGGGCCATGCACGGACAGGAAGAATACTGGAGCCTGCCGGTGGGCCGCGGAGACTGCGAGGATTACGCCTTGCTGAAACGGGAACGGCTGGTGGAGGCCGGCCTGCCGGCGAGCAACCTTTTGATGACCGTCGTGCGCAAGCCGAACGGCGAAGGCCACGCGGTGCTGACGCTGACGACGCGCGCCGGCGATTTCGTCCTGGACAATCTGGACGCGCGGGTGCGGAGCTGGGGCGATACGCCCTACACCTACCTCAAGCGTCAGGATTCGGCCGATCCGGGCCGATGGGTTCGCGTGGAGGGCGATTCTCCCGTCCGGATCGCGTCCGGGCGCGATGCCCGCGTCTTGCCGGCGGTGCTGCGCTGACGGGCAAGCCCTTCAGGCCTCGTCTTCCTTGTCGGGCACTTCGTCCTCGACACCCGGTATGACGTAGGCGCCGGTCAGCCAGCGGTTGAGGTCCACCGATTTGCAGCGCGGCGAACAGAACGGATAGGTGGCGCGATCCGAGGGCCTTCCGCATTCCGGGCAGGCGCGCCGGGGCCGCAGCGGTGTTACGGCGCCGGTCATTGCGCCGCCGCCATGCCCTGCCGGAAGCCCTCGCCCTGCAGCAGCGCCAGCGTTTCGTAGAGCGGAAGGCCAACCACATTGCTGTAGCTTCCCACCAGACGCACGACGAAACCACCTGCCAGCCCCTGGATCGCGTAGCCACCCGCCTTGCCGCGCCACTCCCCGCTGGCGAGATAGCGGTCCATGTCTTCGCGCGTCAGACGCTTGAAGCGGACCCGCGTCTCCACCAGACGCTGGCGAAGCCGCCCGGAAGGCCCGATGACGCAGACGCCGGTGTATACGCGGTGGGTGCGGCCAGACAGGATCCGCAGATTCGCATGCGCATCCTCGATCAATTCGGCCTTGGGCATGACCTGGCGCCCGACGCAGACGACCGTGTCGGCAGCCAGCACAAAGCGGTCGGTCCGCTCCTGCAGGCGCTCCAGCACGGCAACGGCGGCTTCGGCCTTGCCCTGGCTCAGCCGCTTGGCCAGCGAGCGCGGATGCTCGGACCCCTGCTGCGTCTCGTCGATGTCGGCAGGCAACAGCCGTTCAGGCTCCAGGCCGACCTGCTGCAGCAGTTCGAGCCGGCGCGGCGAGGCCGAAGCGAGAATCAGATGCTGCGACTGGGCCATGCGACGCGTGCCCGGCTTACTTGAAGCGATAGGTGATGCGGCCCTTGGTCAGGTCGTAGGGGGTCATCTCGACGAGCACCTTGTCACCCGTCAGAACGCGAATACGGTTCTTGCGCATCCGTCCCGCCGTGTGTGCGATGATTTCGTGATCGTTCTCGAGCTTGATGCGGAATGTCGCGTTCGGCAGCAGCTCGGTAACGACCCCGGGAAACTCGAGAACTTCTTCTTTCGCCATGCGTGGTCCTGACCTTGGATCGGGGTTCGGCCGAAGGCCCGATGCGGGCCGGCCCATTGGAACGAGTCGAGGCCGGCAGCGCACGGCGCGGCCAACCCGTTATGGAAATTCACGCGCCCTAAATCGTGCGGAACGAAGAAAAATGCAAGGCGGGAATGGATCTGCCCGGACGATCGAGCGGGCTCAACCCGAAATCCGCTCCACATCCGCGCCGCAGGCGACGAGCTTCTCTTCGAGCCGCTCGAAGCCGCGATCGAGATGATAGACCCGGTTGACCGTCGTCTCGCCTTCCGCCACCAGACCGGCGATCACCAGCGACACGGAGGCGCGCAGATCGGTCGCCATGACCGGCGCGCCGGCAAGCCGGGGCACGCCTTCGACCCGGGCGACCTGGCCCGAAAGCGAAATCTTCGCACCAAGCCGGGCCAGTTCCTGGACATGCATGAAGCGGTTTTCGAAGATCGTCTCGGTGATGTTGGAGACACCGCCCGAGCGGGTCATCAAAGCCATGAACTGGGCTTGCAGATCGGTCGGGAACCCGGGGAACGGATCGGTCGTCACATCCACCGGCGAAATGCCCGCGCCGTTGCGCCGCACGCGGATGCCGTCGTTCAGCTCGGTGATCTCGGCGCCGGCCTGGCGCAAGGCGTCCAGCGCCGAATCCAGCAACGAAGCGCGCGTACCCGCCAAGGTAACGTCGCCGCCGGCCATGGCGGCGGCGATGGCGTAGGTGCCCGTCTCGATCCGGTCCGGCAGGACGCGATGGCGTGCTCCCGACAGGGCCTGGACGCCCTGGATGGTGATGGTGGACGTTCCGGCACCCGAGATGCGCGCGCCCATGGCGTTGAGGCAGGTGGCAAGGTCGGCCACCTCGGGCTCGCGCGCGGCGTTCTCGATGACGGTTTCGCCCCTGGCCAGCGACGCCGCCATCATCAGGACGTGGGTTGCCCCCACGGACACCTTGGGAAAGCGATAGCGCGCGCCGACGAGGCCACCCGTGGCCTCGGCGACGACGTAGCCCCGGTCGATGTCGATGTCGGCGCCGAGCGCCCGAAGCCCGTCGATGAACAGGTCGACAGGCCGGGTGCCGATGGCGCACCCGCCCGGCAACGATACGCGCGCCTTATGCATGCGGGCCAGCAGCGGCCCGATCACCCAGAAGCTCGCCCGCATCTTGGACACGAGTTCGTAAGGGGCCGTCGTATCGACGATGGTTCGCGCGGTGAAGTGGATCGTGCGTCCCTGCGAAGGGTCCTGGACCAGCCGCTTGCCCGATACCGCATAATCGACGCCGTGATTGCCGAGAATGCGGATCAACTGCTCCACATCGGCAAGGTGGGGGACGTTCTCCAGCGTCAGCGTATCGTCCGTCAGGAGCGAGGCGATCATCAGCGGCAGGGCGGCGTTCTTGGCCCCGGAGATCGGAATCGTGCCGTTGAGCGCGTTACCGCCCCGAATGCGAATGCGATCCATTCTTCGATGTCACCCCTGCGTTGCGAACAGCCCGCCTCAGTACACGAGTGCGCCATGCCGTTCAAATGCCCCCGGAACCGGCACGGACGCTGCACCCCTATTGTGGCCGAATGAGTACCGTTGCGCCGAAGACGAACAGCGCCGCCATCGCGATCTTCCAGAAATCGCCCCGTCGACGCAGGCCCGGCAGGCCCAGCGGCCGAATCACCTGCACCACCATCGCCACGATCATCAGGGCCGAAATCACCTTCGTCATCGCGCCCTCACCGGTCACTGTGTCCAAGGCTGCGCTCCGGGTCGAGCAGGTCACGTACGCGCTGCTTCAGCACCTTCGCCTCCGGGAAGCCGCCATCCTCCTTGCGCTCCCAGACACGGGCGCCGTCGCAGGCGATCTCGAATATGCCCCCGGTGCCGGGCACCAGGGCCACCTCGCCGATATCCGTGCCGAAGGTCGACAGCAGCTCCTGCGCCAGCCATGCGGCGCGCAGCAGCCACTGGCACTGGGTACAATAGGTGATCGTGATGCGCGGCATGTTCGCCATGGGCGGGCCTCCGGTGGGACTGTCCCTTCTAGCCTGCGACAGTTTGTAAGTCTTGTTTATTGTTAGTGCACTAGTTATATGCCCACCATGCAAAAAACGGACGATGCCTCGCGAGCCGAACTGACGGATCTCGTCATCAAGACGAGCCGTCGCATGCGCACCCTGTTCAACGCCCGCGTCAGCGAGCAGGGGCTGACCTATCCGCGCGCCCGCGCCCTGGCCGAACTGGCGCGCCACCCGATGCCGACTCAGACGGAACTGGCTTGCCAACTGCAGCTCGAGAGCGCGACGGTGGTCCGCCTTCTGGACGGAATGGAGCGGCTGGACCTCATCGAGCGCCTGCCCTCCCCTGGCGACCGGCGGGCAAAGGTGGTTCGGCTGACGCCGGAGGGCCGCAAGGCGGCGGCCGTCGTGTCGGCGGCGTCCGACGACATCCGGGGCCTCGTGCTGTCCGACATCGACGACCGCGAAATCGTGGCGGCGCTGGCCGTCATGCGGCGCATGGCGCGGGCCATCGAAGCCGTTTCCCACCCGGGAGCGTCCGACGATGACGAATGAAACCGCCGCCCCGGCCCGTCCCGTCCGCACGCTTCCGGCGCCCGCGCCCTACGTGGCCCGGCATCCGGCCCATGCGGGGCTGTATATCGCCGCCGCCACGCTGATCTCCCTGACGCAGGGCCTTGGCCTCAACCTGATCTCGTCGAACCTGCCCAACGTGCAGGGCAGCCTCTCGCTGACGACCACGGAGACCGTCTGGCTCATGGCCGCCTATCTGGCGCCCAATGTCAGCCTGACCCTGATGATGACGAAGATCCGCGCACAGTTCGGGCTGCGGCGCTTTGCCGAATGCGCCATCGTCGCCTTCGTGGCGATCAGCGCCATGCATCTCTTCGTCACCGACTTCCGGTCGGCGCTGCTGGTGCGCTTCTTTGCCGGCGTCGCGGCCTCGCCGCTTTCGACGCTCGCCTTCCTCTACATGCTGGAGACGTTCCCGCCCGAGAAGAAGATGACGATGGGCGTCACCTTCGCCGTCATCAACATCTCCATAGCGATGCCGGTGGCGCGGCTCGTCTCGCCCCTGCTGACGGACATGGGAGACTTCGCCAGCCTGTTCAGCCTCGAGATGGCGATGGCCATGCTGTCGCTGGCGGCCATCTTCTTTTTGCCGCTCAATCCGCCGGCCCGCGCGCAGGTATTCGAACCGCTCGACTTCGTCAGCTATATACTGATCGCCATCGGGCTGGGCGCCATCGCCGTTACCGCTACGGTCGGCCCTTACGACTGGTGGCTGGAAGCGCGCTGGATCGGCTGGACGCTGGCCGTCGGCATCGCCGCCCTGTCGGCTGCGGGGATGATCGAGCTGAACCGCTCGAACCCCCTGGTGGACCTGCGCTGGATCCTGTCGCCGCAGATCCTGCATTTTGCCGGCATCCTCCTGCTGTTCCGCCTGATCCTGTCGGAGCAGACCAGCGGCGCATCCGGCTTCTTCCAGGCCATCGGCCTGCGCAACGAGCAGATGACGGCCCTCTATGTCGTGATGCTGGCCAGCACGGTGCTGGCGGGCCTGGCCACGGCGGCCGTCATGAAGCCGGGGCGCGCACCGGCCATTCATGCCGCCGCCCTGGCGCTCCTGTCCGTCGGAGCGTTCATGGACGCGCACGCCACCAACCTGACCCGGCCGGAAAACATGCTGGTCAGCCAGTCCATGATCGCCATGGCCGGTGTCATGTTCCTGCCGCCGGCCCTGGCCATGGGCTTCATGGCGGCGATGAAGAAGGGCATGAACTACCTGTTGTCCTTCCTGATCGTCTTCCTGACCACGCAAAGCCTGGGAGGGGCCGTCGGCTCGGCCATCTTCCGAACCGTCGTCACCCTGCGCGAGAAATTCCACTCGCAGGCCCTGGTCGAAAACGTCGTCATGAGCGACCCGACGGTTGCGGCGCGCATTGCCCGAATGGCGGCCGCCTACGCGCCGACGACGCCGGACCCGGCCATCCAGCAGGCAAGGGCGCTGGCCGCGCTGTCCGCCCAGGCAACCCGCGAGGCAACCATCCTCGCCTACAACGACGCGTTCCTGCTGGTCAGCGGCCTTTCCGCCTTCGGCCTCGGCTGCCTCTTGCTGCATGTCCTGTTCCGGCACATCTTTCCGCCGACAGAGCCGGCGGCAACCTGATCCAACCGACGCAACCCCGTTCCCGATACCGTCTCTTTGAAAGGCTGGAACATGCCCCGCATCTTCCGCTCCTTCGCTACCTATGTCGCCGCGCTCATCGGCATCGCCGGCGTGCTGACCATCCTTTATGCCTGGAACCTGCCGCCCTTCGCGTCCAGCGTCCAGACGACCAACGACGCCTATGTCCGGGGCCGCGTCACCATGATGAGCCCGCAGCTCTCCGGCATCGTCGCCGAGGTGCCCGTGCAGGACTTCCAGCATGTGACGGCCGGCACGCTGATCGCCCGCATCGACGACGGCACCTACCGCCAGAAGCTGGAGCAGGCCCGCGCCAATCTGTCCGGACAGGAGGCCGCCCTGTCGCGCTTCGAGCAGCAGCGCCTTTCGGCCGAGGCCAAGGTAACGGCGGCTGAGGCGGCGCAGAAGAGCGCAGAAGCTTCCTTCGACACGGCCGACGCCAACTGGAACCGCATCGCACCTTTGGCCGCCAAGGGATTCGCTCCCGGAAGCGACCTCGATCTTGCCCGCAAGTCCCGCGCCGAGGCCGAGGCCGCTTTGAACCAGGCGCGGGCGCAGGTGGAAGTCGCCCGGCAGGACCTGGCATCGGTCATCACCTCGCGCCAATCGCTGGAAGCGGCGGTCGACAGTGCCAAGGCCGCCGTCCTGCTGGCCGAGCTCGACATGACGCATACCCGCATAACCGCGCCGGCCGATGGCACGCTGGGCGAGGTCGGGGTCCGGGTCGGCCAGTATGTCCAGCCCGGCACCGGGCTTGCCAGCCTGGTGCCGGACGACCGCTGGATCGTCGCCAACTTCAAGGAGACGCAGGTTCGCGGCATGGTGCCCGGACAGCGCGTCGACTTTACCGTGGATGCCTATCCGGGCCGCGTCTTCCACGGGCAGGTCGAGCGATTCTCGCCGGCGACGGGCTCGGAGTTCGCGGTGCTGAAGTCGGACAACGCCACCGGCAACTTCACCAAGATTGCCCAGCGCATGCCCGTGCGCATCCGGCTCGACGGGCAGGACACGCAGTCCGGACGGCTGGTGCCGGGCATGTCGGTGATCGTATCCATCGATACGGCGCAGCCCATGGACAGCCTCGCGGCCGATGCCGCCGGGGGAGGCGACAGCGCGGGCAGGATCGAGTAGAAGACCTCGCTCACGATGAAGGCTTCTATGATGGAACCGATCCTGTCGGTCGAGAATGTCGCCAAGACCTATGGCAACGGATTTACCGCGCTGAAACCGGTGAACCTCGCCATCCGGCAGGGCGAGATCTTTGCGCTTCTGGGCCCCAACGGCGCCGGCAAGACCACGCTGATCAGCATTATCTGCGGCTTGACGAACCGCAGCCAGGGCACGGTGCGCGTCGGCGGCCACGACATCGGGTCCGACTATCGCGCCGCGCGTGCGATGATCGGCCTGGTGCCGCAGGAGCTGACGGCGGATGCCTTCGAATCGGTCTGGGCGACGGTCAGCTTCACGCGCGGCCTGTTCGGCCTGAAGCGCAACGACGCCTATGTCGAGAAGGTGCTGAAGGACCTGTCCCTCTGGGATAAGCGCGATTCCAAGATCATGACCCTGTCCGGCGGCATGAAGCGGAGGGTGCTGATCGCCAAGGCGCTGGCGCACGAGCCGAGGCTCCTGTTCCTCGACGAGCCGACCGCCGGCGTCGACGTGGAATTGCGCCGCGACATGTGGCGCGTCGTCAGCACCCTGCGCGATTCCGGCGTCACCATCTTCCTGACCACGCATTACATCGAGGAAGCGCAGGAGATGGCCGACCGGATCGGCGTCATCCGCGGCGGCGAGCTGATCCTGGTGGAAGAGAAGTCCCGCCTGATGGAAAAGCTCGGGCGCAAGGAGCTCATCATCGAGCTGCAGGCCCCGCTCCCCTCCGTCCCCGCCGCCCTGTCCGGTTTCGACCTGGTCTTGTCGGACGATGGCAAGGCGCTCACCTATGCCTATGCCACGGGCGGCGAAAGGACAGGCATCACCGCGCTTCTGGCCGCACTCGACGGGGCAGGCATCCGCCTGCACGACATCCGCACGCATCAAAGTACGCTGGAAGACATCTTCATCGATCTCGTCAGGAGCAAGTCATGAACTGGCGCGGCGTCCTTGCGATCTACCGCTTCGAGATGGCCCGCATGTGGCGCACCATCTTCCAGAGCATCCTGTCCCCCGTCATCTCTACGTCGCTCTACTTCGTCGTCTTCGGAGCAGCCATCGGGCGCAGCATCGGCGCGGTGGACGGTATCGACTACGGGGCCTTCATCGTGCCCGGGCTCATCATGCTGTCGCTCCTGACGCAAAGCCTGTCCAACGCCGCCTTCGGCATCTACTTCCCGAAATTCACGGGCACGATCTACGAAATCATGTCGGCGCCCGTCTCGACGCTCGAGATCGTCGCCGGCTATGTCGGGGCGGCGGCCACCAAATCGGTGATCCTCGGCCTCATCATCCTCGCCACGGCCTTCCTGTTCGTGCCGCTCCGGATCGACCATCCCCTGCTGATGCTCTTCTTCCTGGTGCTGACGGCCGTCACCTTCAGCCTGTTCGGCTTCATCATCGGCATATGGGCAGACGGGTTCGAAAAGCTGCAGCTGGTGCCGCTGCTCATCATCACCCCCCTCGCCTTCCTTGGCGGCAGCTTCTACTCCATCCGCATGCTGCCGCCCTTCTGGCAGGACGTGTCGATGATCAATCCCGTCGTCTACCTCATCAACGGCTTCCGCTGGAGCTTCTTCGGCCAGTCCGACGTGAACATCTTCGTCAGCCTCGGCATGACATTCGCCTTCATGCTGGCCTGCATCCTCGTCATCCACCGCATGTTCGCGACCGGCTACCGCCTGCG
This genomic window from Aureimonas sp. OT7 contains:
- a CDS encoding SelT/SelW/SelH family protein, translating into MANMPRITITYCTQCQWLLRAAWLAQELLSTFGTDIGEVALVPGTGGIFEIACDGARVWERKEDGGFPEAKVLKQRVRDLLDPERSLGHSDR
- a CDS encoding MarR family transcriptional regulator, which codes for MQKTDDASRAELTDLVIKTSRRMRTLFNARVSEQGLTYPRARALAELARHPMPTQTELACQLQLESATVVRLLDGMERLDLIERLPSPGDRRAKVVRLTPEGRKAAAVVSAASDDIRGLVLSDIDDREIVAALAVMRRMARAIEAVSHPGASDDDE
- a CDS encoding MFS transporter, with protein sequence MTNETAAPARPVRTLPAPAPYVARHPAHAGLYIAAATLISLTQGLGLNLISSNLPNVQGSLSLTTTETVWLMAAYLAPNVSLTLMMTKIRAQFGLRRFAECAIVAFVAISAMHLFVTDFRSALLVRFFAGVAASPLSTLAFLYMLETFPPEKKMTMGVTFAVINISIAMPVARLVSPLLTDMGDFASLFSLEMAMAMLSLAAIFFLPLNPPARAQVFEPLDFVSYILIAIGLGAIAVTATVGPYDWWLEARWIGWTLAVGIAALSAAGMIELNRSNPLVDLRWILSPQILHFAGILLLFRLILSEQTSGASGFFQAIGLRNEQMTALYVVMLASTVLAGLATAAVMKPGRAPAIHAAALALLSVGAFMDAHATNLTRPENMLVSQSMIAMAGVMFLPPALAMGFMAAMKKGMNYLLSFLIVFLTTQSLGGAVGSAIFRTVVTLREKFHSQALVENVVMSDPTVAARIARMAAAYAPTTPDPAIQQARALAALSAQATREATILAYNDAFLLVSGLSAFGLGCLLLHVLFRHIFPPTEPAAT
- a CDS encoding HlyD family secretion protein yields the protein MPRIFRSFATYVAALIGIAGVLTILYAWNLPPFASSVQTTNDAYVRGRVTMMSPQLSGIVAEVPVQDFQHVTAGTLIARIDDGTYRQKLEQARANLSGQEAALSRFEQQRLSAEAKVTAAEAAQKSAEASFDTADANWNRIAPLAAKGFAPGSDLDLARKSRAEAEAALNQARAQVEVARQDLASVITSRQSLEAAVDSAKAAVLLAELDMTHTRITAPADGTLGEVGVRVGQYVQPGTGLASLVPDDRWIVANFKETQVRGMVPGQRVDFTVDAYPGRVFHGQVERFSPATGSEFAVLKSDNATGNFTKIAQRMPVRIRLDGQDTQSGRLVPGMSVIVSIDTAQPMDSLAADAAGGGDSAGRIE
- a CDS encoding ABC transporter ATP-binding protein; amino-acid sequence: MEPILSVENVAKTYGNGFTALKPVNLAIRQGEIFALLGPNGAGKTTLISIICGLTNRSQGTVRVGGHDIGSDYRAARAMIGLVPQELTADAFESVWATVSFTRGLFGLKRNDAYVEKVLKDLSLWDKRDSKIMTLSGGMKRRVLIAKALAHEPRLLFLDEPTAGVDVELRRDMWRVVSTLRDSGVTIFLTTHYIEEAQEMADRIGVIRGGELILVEEKSRLMEKLGRKELIIELQAPLPSVPAALSGFDLVLSDDGKALTYAYATGGERTGITALLAALDGAGIRLHDIRTHQSTLEDIFIDLVRSKS
- a CDS encoding ABC transporter permease — its product is MNWRGVLAIYRFEMARMWRTIFQSILSPVISTSLYFVVFGAAIGRSIGAVDGIDYGAFIVPGLIMLSLLTQSLSNAAFGIYFPKFTGTIYEIMSAPVSTLEIVAGYVGAAATKSVILGLIILATAFLFVPLRIDHPLLMLFFLVLTAVTFSLFGFIIGIWADGFEKLQLVPLLIITPLAFLGGSFYSIRMLPPFWQDVSMINPVVYLINGFRWSFFGQSDVNIFVSLGMTFAFMLACILVIHRMFATGYRLRP